One Campylobacter sputorum subsp. sputorum DNA segment encodes these proteins:
- a CDS encoding class I SAM-dependent methyltransferase, with product MSYWLSKKNALSNFTLVDYLEDAISISKEINRENSDRFSFYVGNIYDLKIDKKFDFVFCWQALMCLDRAEKALNELIDITKDGGFIYISSLFNVDFDVDIYSRCLDHTTPAGRENVYCNYNTYSLKTISNWLENKVSHFKVHKFDTNVDFDYKGRGLGTFCEKILKNKSVQRIQISGGMLMNWGILEIQK from the coding sequence TTGAGTTATTGGCTTAGCAAGAAAAACGCATTATCAAATTTCACATTGGTCGATTATTTAGAGGATGCAATATCCATATCAAAAGAGATAAACCGTGAAAATTCGGATAGATTTTCTTTTTATGTTGGAAATATATATGACTTAAAGATTGATAAAAAATTTGATTTTGTATTTTGTTGGCAAGCTTTAATGTGTTTGGATAGAGCCGAAAAAGCTTTAAATGAGCTTATCGATATAACCAAAGATGGTGGATTTATATATATTAGTTCGCTTTTTAATGTAGATTTTGATGTTGATATATATTCAAGATGTTTGGATCACACGACACCAGCAGGTAGAGAAAATGTTTATTGTAACTACAACACATATTCTCTTAAAACAATTTCTAATTGGCTTGAAAATAAAGTGAGCCATTTTAAGGTGCATAAATTTGATACAAATGTAGATTTTGACTACAAAGGCAGAGGTCTTGGGACTTTTTGTGAAAAAATTTTAAAAAACAAAAGTGTTCAAAGGATACAAATTTCGGGTGGAATGCTGATGAATTGGGGAATTTTAGAAATTCAAAAATAG
- a CDS encoding glutamate-1-semialdehyde 2,1-aminomutase — MRYQERLLKAIPGGAHTYSRGYDQFPSNAPEILKRGKGAYVYDHNDNELLDYAMALRAVNIGYSDERVNKAAIKQIENGNNLSRPSLIELEAAETFIDMIDCVDMVKFTKNGSTATSAAVKLSRAYTGRNLIARCFENPFFSYDDWFIGSTVVKRGVPKNIQDDTLLFNYNNIESLEMLFNKHKDKIACVILEPASTHHPENNFLQQVREICTKFGAVLIFDEMITGFRWHIKGAQHYYSVKPDLCTFGKAMANGFSVAAIGGKREIMQLGSIEFKGTERVFLLSTTHGAEMSSLGAFVETMKILKKDNVIDHMWKFGKKLMDMLNALSKDFGLEKNFVVSGIECSPYFLTFDRKGEISLELRTIFIQEMIKSKVLMPYIALSHSHGEKELEITENAAIKALEIYKKALNEGYEKYLMGEAIKPVFRKFN; from the coding sequence ATGAGATATCAAGAAAGATTGTTAAAGGCAATTCCAGGCGGTGCGCACACATATTCAAGAGGTTATGATCAATTTCCAAGCAATGCACCTGAAATTTTAAAACGTGGCAAAGGTGCGTATGTGTATGATCACAACGATAATGAACTTTTAGATTATGCAATGGCACTTAGAGCTGTAAATATCGGTTATAGCGATGAAAGAGTTAATAAAGCTGCAATCAAACAGATTGAAAATGGCAATAATCTTAGCAGACCGTCGCTAATCGAGCTTGAAGCGGCTGAAACTTTCATAGATATGATTGATTGTGTGGATATGGTTAAATTCACCAAAAATGGCTCAACAGCTACTAGTGCAGCGGTAAAACTAAGTAGAGCTTATACGGGTAGAAATTTGATTGCCAGATGTTTTGAAAATCCGTTTTTTAGTTACGATGATTGGTTTATAGGAAGCACTGTTGTTAAGCGTGGTGTTCCAAAAAATATTCAAGATGACACTTTATTGTTTAATTATAATAATATTGAGTCGTTAGAAATGCTTTTTAATAAACACAAAGATAAAATAGCTTGTGTGATTTTAGAACCCGCATCTACACATCATCCAGAAAATAATTTTTTGCAGCAGGTTAGAGAAATTTGCACTAAATTTGGTGCTGTGTTGATTTTTGATGAGATGATTACAGGTTTTAGATGGCACATTAAAGGGGCTCAGCACTATTATTCGGTGAAGCCTGATTTATGCACATTTGGCAAAGCTATGGCAAACGGTTTTTCGGTAGCGGCAATTGGCGGAAAAAGAGAGATAATGCAACTTGGCAGCATTGAGTTTAAAGGCACTGAGAGAGTATTTTTACTATCGACTACGCATGGAGCCGAGATGAGCTCACTTGGGGCTTTTGTAGAAACGATGAAAATTTTAAAAAAAGATAATGTAATCGATCATATGTGGAAATTTGGTAAAAAGCTTATGGATATGTTAAACGCTTTATCAAAAGATTTCGGTTTAGAGAAAAATTTTGTAGTAAGTGGAATTGAGTGCAGTCCATATTTTTTGACATTTGATAGAAAGGGCGAAATTTCCTTGGAGCTTAGAACCATTTTCATTCAAGAGATGATAAAATCAAAGGTTTTAATGCCATACATAGCATTATCACATTCGCACGGCGAAAAAGAGTTAGAAATCACCGAAAACGCTGCGATAAAAGCGCTTGAAATTTACAAAAAAGCGTTAAATGAGGGTTATGAAAAATATCTTATGGGTGAAGCAATTAAGCCTGTGTTTAGAAAATTTAATTAA
- a CDS encoding acylneuraminate cytidylyltransferase family protein — protein sequence MKGLISMYKNRTFLAIIPARSGSKGLVGKNIKILCQKPLIAWSIEAGKKSKYLDEIVLSTNSREIAQIANKFGAKTPFLRPENLSQDDSTTFDALKHTILFYKNELGKEFDYTVLLEPTSPLRTADDIDKAIEILVNSDIADSIVGVCKTESQHPAFLVKKDDKGFISGYENKDMKVLRRQDIDDVYFFEGTIYVSKTDVLLEKKSFYHEKTLGYEVEKFKSLEIDDIDDFIMVEALMKAKGYK from the coding sequence ATGAAAGGGCTAATATCGATGTATAAAAATAGAACTTTTTTAGCCATAATTCCTGCTAGAAGTGGAAGCAAGGGCTTGGTTGGTAAAAACATTAAAATTTTATGCCAAAAACCGCTTATAGCGTGGAGTATTGAAGCAGGAAAAAAGAGTAAATATTTAGATGAGATTGTTCTTAGCACAAATAGCCGGGAGATTGCTCAAATTGCCAATAAATTTGGAGCAAAAACACCTTTTTTAAGACCTGAAAATTTATCACAAGATGATTCTACAACATTTGATGCATTAAAACATACTATTTTGTTTTACAAAAATGAACTTGGCAAAGAATTTGATTATACCGTGCTTTTAGAACCCACTTCGCCTTTAAGAACAGCTGATGATATTGATAAAGCTATTGAAATTTTAGTAAATAGCGATATTGCAGATTCTATTGTAGGTGTTTGCAAGACAGAAAGCCAACATCCCGCTTTTTTGGTTAAAAAAGACGATAAAGGCTTTATTAGCGGATATGAAAACAAAGATATGAAAGTGCTTAGAAGACAAGATATCGATGATGTCTATTTTTTCGAAGGCACGATCTATGTATCAAAAACTGATGTTTTGTTAGAAAAAAAGAGTTTTTATCATGAAAAAACATTGGGATATGAGGTTGAAAAATTTAAATCGTTAGAGATCGATGATATTGATGATTTTATCATGGTTGAAGCGTTGATGAAAGCAAAAGGATACAAATGA
- a CDS encoding nucleotidyltransferase family protein → MINADDMSLKADCTIKQALKVINKGASKIAIIVDEKKRLIGTLTDGDIRRALLNGADLDSPIEPIFYKNPTFARVGDSQEQILKLALSKHLYQIPIIDENGTLLGLKKIEELVKPKNKINQVILMVGGLGSRLRPLTESIPKPMLKVGSKPILQIIIERFVKQGYTNITLCTGYKSEVIEDFFQNGEKFGAKIDYVKEDKRLGTAGALGILKYIPKEPFFVMNGDILSEVNFDSMLEKHMKKNALATMGTREFEYQVPYGVIEEKDDYIIQISEKPLEKYCVSAGIYILDPKCLSFVDKNSYLDMPNLFLKLINENLKTSVYKIDGYWIDIGRHEEYERANIDV, encoded by the coding sequence ATGATTAATGCTGATGATATGAGCTTAAAAGCCGATTGCACTATAAAACAAGCGTTAAAAGTTATCAATAAAGGTGCGTCAAAGATCGCTATAATTGTGGATGAGAAAAAGAGATTGATTGGCACTTTAACTGATGGAGATATAAGAAGAGCGCTTTTAAATGGAGCAGATTTAGATAGCCCAATTGAGCCAATATTTTATAAAAATCCTACTTTTGCAAGAGTTGGCGATTCGCAAGAACAAATTTTAAAACTTGCACTTTCAAAACATCTATATCAAATACCTATAATTGATGAAAATGGCACTCTACTTGGTCTAAAAAAGATTGAAGAGCTTGTAAAACCCAAAAACAAAATAAATCAAGTGATTTTGATGGTTGGAGGACTTGGAAGCAGACTTAGGCCGCTAACAGAGAGTATTCCAAAACCTATGCTTAAAGTCGGTTCAAAGCCGATTTTGCAAATTATAATAGAGAGATTTGTTAAGCAAGGCTATACAAATATAACGCTTTGCACAGGATATAAAAGCGAAGTGATTGAAGATTTTTTCCAAAATGGCGAGAAATTCGGTGCAAAGATTGATTATGTCAAAGAAGATAAGCGACTGGGTACAGCAGGAGCACTTGGAATTTTAAAATATATACCAAAAGAGCCATTTTTCGTGATGAATGGCGATATTTTAAGCGAGGTAAATTTTGATTCAATGCTTGAAAAACATATGAAAAAAAATGCACTAGCAACAATGGGAACGAGAGAATTTGAGTATCAGGTGCCTTATGGAGTGATTGAGGAAAAAGATGATTATATTATTCAAATAAGCGAAAAGCCGTTGGAAAAATATTGTGTGAGCGCTGGAATTTACATTTTAGATCCAAAATGTCTATCTTTCGTGGATAAAAATAGTTATCTTGATATGCCAAATCTCTTTTTAAAGCTGATTAATGAAAATTTAAAAACTTCTGTGTATAAAATCGACGGATATTGGATTGATATTGGACGACACGAAGAGTATGAAAGGGCTAATATCGATGTATAA
- a CDS encoding PIG-L deacetylase family protein yields MNKILVISVHPDDETLGCGGTLLKHKKNGDEIYWLICTRMNQNNIYYKTRQQEIKAVENAYKFDGVYNLCLETARVDEYPMTQLIEKISAIICEIKPNIVYLPFLGDVHSDHRKIFEASFSCLKTFRYSFVKKIYMMEIVSETEFAPALTHSSFIPNVFSNIDQFFEKKCEILRIYSSEIKDFPFPRSIENVEALAKFRGSMCSAKFAESFMLLKEIL; encoded by the coding sequence ATGAATAAAATTTTAGTTATTAGTGTTCATCCTGACGATGAGACTCTTGGTTGTGGCGGAACATTGCTAAAACATAAAAAAAATGGCGATGAAATTTATTGGCTTATTTGCACACGGATGAATCAAAATAATATTTATTATAAAACAAGACAGCAAGAGATTAAGGCGGTCGAAAATGCTTATAAATTTGATGGTGTTTATAATCTTTGTTTAGAAACAGCAAGAGTTGATGAATATCCAATGACTCAATTAATAGAGAAAATTTCTGCCATTATTTGCGAGATAAAGCCAAATATAGTTTATTTGCCATTTTTGGGTGATGTGCATTCAGATCATAGAAAAATTTTTGAAGCGTCATTTAGCTGCTTGAAAACTTTTCGGTATTCTTTTGTCAAGAAAATATATATGATGGAGATTGTAAGCGAAACGGAATTTGCACCTGCTTTAACACACAGTAGCTTTATTCCTAATGTTTTTAGCAATATTGATCAATTTTTTGAAAAAAAGTGTGAAATTTTAAGAATATATTCCAGCGAAATAAAGGATTTTCCATTTCCAAGAAGTATAGAAAATGTAGAAGCGTTGGCCAAATTTAGAGGCTCAATGTGCTCAGCTAAATTTGCTGAGAGTTTTATGTTATTAAAGGAAATTTTATGA
- the neuC gene encoding UDP-N-acetylglucosamine 2-epimerase translates to MKKKVLAITGIRSEYDILYPVLEELQNNENFSLKLVVTGAHLSDWHGYSLKNIQDDGFEICEKIDYLLMTNRIIQRSKGVGLLICALTQSVEREDPDILLFVGDREESIATCIVGNYMGKLVAHIGGGDVVFGNADDPIRMACSKLAHIHFTTAQEYANNLKKLGEEEFRICFSGNPALNNILKTKTLSKKEIEKFLQFEISDYIVVLQHPLSSEISSAYEQMSVTIKAVSEFAREKNLQVVGIYPNTDPGSYDILRAIKENSNQNVQFFKTLPRKIFVNLMRNAKALVGNSSMGILEAPLYKLPVVNVGNRQKGRLNAGNVEFVSHNINEIKNALQKACFDENYRQFVAKLINPYGDGYAHKKIVEFLSKVDLSDKKWYVKEKLV, encoded by the coding sequence ATGAAAAAGAAAGTTTTAGCAATCACTGGAATTCGTTCAGAATACGATATATTGTATCCTGTGCTGGAAGAGTTGCAAAACAATGAAAATTTCAGCTTAAAGCTTGTTGTGACGGGTGCTCATTTGTCTGATTGGCATGGATATAGTTTGAAAAATATTCAAGATGACGGCTTTGAAATATGCGAAAAAATCGATTATTTACTGATGACAAACAGAATTATTCAGCGTTCAAAAGGCGTTGGGCTGTTGATTTGCGCACTAACTCAAAGTGTGGAGCGAGAAGATCCAGATATTTTGCTTTTTGTAGGCGATAGAGAAGAGAGTATTGCAACTTGCATTGTTGGTAATTATATGGGCAAATTGGTCGCGCATATTGGAGGAGGCGATGTTGTATTTGGCAATGCTGATGATCCTATTCGAATGGCTTGCAGCAAATTGGCACATATTCATTTTACTACCGCACAGGAATATGCAAATAATTTAAAAAAACTGGGCGAAGAGGAATTTCGAATCTGTTTTAGTGGAAATCCTGCGTTAAATAATATTCTTAAAACTAAAACATTGAGCAAAAAAGAGATTGAGAAATTTTTGCAATTTGAAATTTCTGATTATATTGTTGTTTTGCAACACCCTTTATCATCGGAAATTAGCAGTGCTTATGAGCAAATGAGTGTTACAATCAAGGCTGTAAGCGAATTTGCAAGAGAGAAAAATTTGCAAGTTGTAGGCATATATCCAAATACAGATCCGGGATCATATGATATTTTAAGAGCAATTAAAGAAAATTCAAATCAAAATGTGCAGTTTTTTAAAACCTTGCCACGAAAAATTTTCGTAAATTTGATGAGAAATGCAAAAGCTTTGGTAGGAAATTCAAGTATGGGAATTTTAGAAGCCCCGCTTTATAAACTCCCTGTTGTCAATGTAGGAAATAGACAAAAAGGGCGATTAAATGCGGGAAATGTAGAATTTGTTTCGCATAATATTAATGAAATCAAAAATGCTTTGCAAAAGGCTTGTTTTGATGAAAATTATAGGCAATTTGTAGCAAAACTAATCAATCCTTACGGAGATGGATATGCACATAAAAAGATTGTGGAATTTCTAAGTAAGGTTGATTTAAGTGATAAAAAATGGTATGTTAAAGAAAAATTGGTATGA
- a CDS encoding HAD family hydrolase — translation MIKGVIFDLDNTLYDDRIYIYEMFKIFAKRYEISFEKMKEIFTDEMRLKSIDIFGDILKRLNIYSKKAHDEMFEIYENLNCLLSLNDDSVEILEFLQNRGVKMAIVTNGVVGVQKNKIKVLNVKKYIKNIVYAREFGKECEKPHPKSFLKAVEMLNLNPDEVIFIGDNPLTDIKGAKSAGILAYRLLNGHMALFDCDECNNIKSLLEVKNLIG, via the coding sequence ATGATTAAAGGGGTTATTTTTGATTTGGATAATACGCTTTATGATGATAGAATTTACATTTACGAGATGTTTAAAATTTTTGCTAAAAGATATGAAATTTCATTTGAAAAAATGAAAGAAATTTTCACGGATGAGATGAGATTAAAAAGTATCGATATTTTTGGCGATATTCTAAAAAGACTTAATATTTATTCCAAAAAAGCACACGATGAGATGTTTGAGATATATGAAAATTTAAATTGTTTGCTATCTTTAAATGACGATAGTGTTGAAATTTTAGAATTTTTGCAAAATAGAGGCGTGAAAATGGCAATTGTAACAAATGGCGTTGTCGGTGTGCAAAAAAATAAGATTAAAGTTCTTAATGTGAAAAAATATATAAAAAATATTGTTTATGCAAGAGAATTTGGAAAAGAGTGTGAAAAACCTCATCCAAAGTCATTTTTAAAAGCAGTTGAAATGCTAAATTTAAATCCAGATGAGGTGATTTTTATAGGCGATAATCCATTAACCGATATAAAAGGGGCAAAAAGTGCTGGAATTTTGGCATATAGATTGTTAAATGGACATATGGCTCTATTTGATTGCGATGAATGTAATAATATAAAGAGTTTGCTAGAAGTGAAAAATTTAATAGGATAA
- a CDS encoding ATP-grasp domain-containing protein, whose protein sequence is MMYKILIEASGSLSSNFMIKNIHESGNLACGSDIDDFNAAKKMCDDFIIFPKFGDKNLWQKVEKSLLEHKIDIVIPSFDEMLLGWAKRVKYFQEKGIYVIISPFETIELFLDKYKTYQFFKKIGIKTPKTKLYNRYEIIKPRFGRGAKDLLIFDDTISDFITQEKVDGAEYTVDCLFDNSGEAVYIIPRKRIDVKDGKSTKGISEFRADINKEIIKISRNIKFYGAVNFQLFVSNKDIIFIEVNPRIAGGMALGMKASENWILLMIDNFIHNKKIKAKNVKYGLKMARYYEEVFYD, encoded by the coding sequence ATGATGTATAAAATTTTGATTGAAGCTTCTGGGAGTTTGAGTTCAAATTTTATGATAAAAAACATACACGAAAGCGGAAATTTAGCGTGTGGTAGCGATATTGATGATTTTAATGCGGCAAAAAAAATGTGTGACGATTTCATTATTTTTCCAAAATTTGGTGATAAAAATTTATGGCAAAAGGTGGAAAAGTCGCTATTAGAACATAAAATAGATATTGTGATTCCGAGTTTTGATGAAATGCTCTTGGGTTGGGCAAAAAGAGTAAAATATTTTCAAGAAAAGGGAATTTATGTGATTATATCGCCATTTGAAACGATTGAGCTATTTTTGGATAAATACAAAACCTATCAATTTTTCAAGAAAATCGGTATAAAAACGCCAAAAACAAAACTTTATAATCGCTATGAGATTATAAAGCCACGATTTGGGCGTGGAGCAAAAGATTTGCTAATTTTTGATGATACGATATCAGATTTTATCACACAAGAAAAGGTAGATGGCGCCGAATATACGGTAGATTGTCTCTTTGATAATAGTGGCGAAGCGGTATATATTATTCCAAGAAAAAGAATTGATGTAAAAGATGGCAAATCAACAAAAGGAATCAGCGAGTTTAGAGCCGATATTAACAAAGAGATTATAAAGATTTCAAGAAATATCAAATTTTATGGCGCTGTAAATTTTCAGCTATTTGTAAGCAACAAAGATATTATTTTTATTGAAGTAAATCCTAGAATTGCAGGCGGGATGGCTTTGGGAATGAAAGCTAGTGAAAACTGGATATTGCTTATGATTGATAATTTTATACACAACAAAAAAATCAAAGCAAAAAATGTTAAATATGGCTTAAAAATGGCTAGATATTATGAAGAGGTTTTTTATGATTAA
- a CDS encoding TylF/MycF/NovP-related O-methyltransferase, with protein sequence MAWAKLCAGLDILGLDRKVIGFDTFEGFPSIAQEDLKSVNHENLEVGKFSSFNEIQSELNDCIKEFDENRFLNHIGKIELVKGDATKTIPQYLEDNEHLLISLLFLDFDIYEPTKTALEYFANRVVKGGIIAFDEINNEFWKGESIASFEFFKSFNNVRIKKFNFDPNIAYMVVE encoded by the coding sequence ATGGCATGGGCTAAACTTTGTGCAGGGCTTGATATTTTAGGCTTGGATAGAAAAGTGATAGGGTTTGATACATTTGAGGGATTTCCATCAATTGCACAAGAGGATTTAAAATCTGTCAATCATGAAAATTTAGAAGTTGGCAAATTTTCATCCTTTAATGAAATTCAGAGTGAATTAAATGATTGTATAAAAGAATTTGACGAAAATAGATTTTTAAATCATATAGGTAAAATTGAATTGGTCAAAGGCGATGCAACAAAGACAATACCGCAATATTTAGAAGATAATGAACATCTTTTAATCAGTTTGTTATTTTTAGATTTTGATATTTATGAGCCTACAAAAACAGCACTTGAATATTTTGCAAATCGTGTAGTAAAAGGCGGTATTATTGCATTTGATGAAATAAATAATGAATTTTGGAAAGGTGAAAGCATTGCAAGTTTTGAGTTTTTTAAAAGCTTTAACAATGTAAGAATCAAAAAATTTAACTTTGATCCAAATATCGCTTATATGGTGGTTGAATGA
- the neuB gene encoding N-acetylneuraminate synthase, whose translation MGVFVIAEAGVNHNGDLDLAKKMVDIAVYSGANAIKFQTFRAENLVVKSASKAKYQQKSSDDKESQFDMLKHLELSKDNHIELLKYCNEQKIIFLSTPFDVESVQLLSNLGLDIFKIPSGEITNLPYLRSIGSLNKKIILSTGMSSLGEIESAIDILVKNGTNRDNITILHANTEYPTPMCDVNLKAMVTIGRAFGLKFGYSDHTLGIEIPIAAVAMGASIIEKHFTLDKTMKGPDHSASLEPKELKAMIQAIRNIELALGDGIKKVSESEQKNILVARKSIIAKAAIKKGGIFTEQNLSTKRPANGINPMFWYEIVGKKANKNYNKDDLIEFL comes from the coding sequence ATGGGTGTTTTTGTGATAGCAGAAGCGGGAGTGAATCATAATGGTGATTTGGATTTAGCTAAAAAAATGGTCGATATTGCAGTGTATTCAGGTGCTAATGCGATTAAATTTCAAACATTTAGAGCTGAAAATTTGGTTGTAAAAAGCGCTTCTAAGGCTAAATATCAGCAAAAAAGCAGCGATGATAAAGAGAGTCAATTTGATATGCTCAAACATTTAGAGCTTAGCAAAGATAATCATATTGAGCTTTTAAAATATTGCAATGAGCAAAAAATCATATTTTTATCTACTCCGTTTGATGTAGAAAGTGTGCAATTGCTCTCAAATTTAGGCTTGGATATTTTTAAAATTCCAAGCGGGGAAATCACAAATTTGCCATATTTAAGATCGATTGGATCGCTAAATAAAAAAATTATTTTATCAACAGGAATGTCCAGTTTGGGTGAGATAGAAAGTGCGATTGATATTTTAGTAAAAAATGGAACAAATAGAGATAATATCACTATTTTACATGCAAATACCGAGTATCCCACACCAATGTGTGATGTAAATTTAAAGGCTATGGTTACGATAGGTAGAGCATTTGGGTTAAAATTTGGTTATAGTGATCACACTTTGGGTATAGAAATTCCAATAGCTGCGGTTGCGATGGGTGCAAGTATCATAGAAAAGCATTTTACTCTTGATAAAACAATGAAAGGCCCAGATCATAGTGCAAGTTTGGAACCAAAAGAGCTAAAAGCTATGATACAAGCTATAAGAAATATCGAATTAGCCTTGGGTGATGGCATAAAAAAGGTAAGCGAAAGTGAGCAAAAAAATATTTTAGTGGCTAGAAAATCGATAATTGCAAAAGCGGCAATAAAAAAAGGTGGAATTTTCACTGAGCAAAATTTAAGCACCAAACGCCCTGCAAATGGTATAAATCCTATGTTTTGGTATGAAATAGTTGGTAAAAAAGCAAATAAAAACTATAACAAAGATGATTTGATCGAGTTTTTATAG
- a CDS encoding acetyltransferase has protein sequence MDKIILIGGGGHCRSVIDVVESEKRFEIFGIIDIDEKVGQNLFGYEIIGTQSDLTKIFKHCKNAIISLGQIKTSASRKRIYEQLKAIGFNLPSIISPFAYVSKYAKIGEGSVVMHNALINSSAIVGKNCIINTKALIEHDAIIGDFSHISTASVVNGGVVIGDDSFFGSNAVAKEYVKIGKGCIIGAGVSVLNDIGDGLVLKNSINFDYQRR, from the coding sequence ATGGATAAAATTATTTTGATAGGCGGTGGCGGACATTGTAGGAGTGTTATTGATGTTGTTGAGAGTGAGAAGAGATTTGAAATTTTTGGCATTATTGATATTGATGAAAAAGTTGGTCAAAATTTGTTTGGATATGAGATAATTGGCACACAGAGCGATTTAACAAAAATTTTTAAACATTGTAAAAATGCAATAATTTCTCTTGGACAGATTAAAACATCTGCATCCAGAAAGCGAATTTATGAGCAATTAAAAGCAATTGGTTTTAATTTACCAAGTATCATTTCGCCTTTTGCTTATGTTTCAAAATATGCGAAAATTGGCGAAGGAAGTGTGGTTATGCATAATGCTTTGATTAATTCAAGTGCCATTGTTGGTAAAAACTGCATTATTAATACAAAAGCGTTAATTGAGCATGACGCAATTATTGGCGATTTTTCGCACATATCTACAGCAAGTGTCGTAAATGGTGGTGTTGTGATTGGCGATGATAGTTTTTTTGGCAGCAATGCGGTTGCAAAAGAGTATGTTAAAATCGGCAAAGGTTGTATTATCGGTGCTGGTGTGAGTGTGTTAAACGATATAGGTGATGGGTTGGTGCTTAAAAACAGCATAAATTTCGATTATCAAAGGCGATAA
- a CDS encoding LegC family aminotransferase: MFDEILDFIRSLYPDKNTIALHEPRFIGNEKKYLLDCIDSTFVSSVGKYVDEFELKFADIVGRKFAVATTNGTSALHIALKLLDIKPNDEIITQPLTFVATCNAISYVGTKMIFLDVDMQNLSLSPKALERFLEKNCEIIGEKCINKTTKNIIKACVIMHTFGFPCKVDEIDEICRYWHIDLIEDAAESLGSYYKDKHTGSFGKIGTFSFNGNKIITSGGGGAIVCDDEKLAKRAKHLTTTAKIPHPYEYIHDEIGYNYRLPNLNAALLVAQLENLDKFLVSKRELAMLYKEFFAKFKNITFIDESSDAKANFWLNAICFDSENIKNGFLRYSNENGVFTRRIWRLMSELEMFKHSQQDELKNAKILSQRVANLPSSARI; this comes from the coding sequence ATGTTTGATGAAATTTTGGATTTTATACGCTCGCTTTATCCCGATAAAAACACTATTGCACTTCATGAGCCCAGATTTATCGGCAATGAGAAAAAATATTTATTAGATTGTATCGATAGTACCTTTGTGTCCAGTGTAGGAAAATATGTGGATGAATTTGAGCTAAAATTTGCCGATATTGTCGGTAGAAAATTTGCAGTAGCCACGACAAATGGGACATCTGCCTTGCATATTGCACTAAAATTACTAGATATAAAACCAAATGATGAGATAATCACTCAACCGCTTACTTTTGTAGCCACTTGCAATGCGATTTCATATGTTGGCACTAAGATGATTTTTCTTGATGTGGATATGCAAAATTTATCTCTAAGTCCAAAAGCTTTGGAGCGATTTTTAGAGAAAAACTGCGAAATAATAGGCGAAAAATGTATCAATAAAACAACAAAAAATATTATAAAAGCTTGTGTGATTATGCATACTTTTGGTTTTCCGTGCAAAGTTGATGAGATTGATGAGATTTGCAGATATTGGCATATTGATTTGATTGAAGATGCGGCGGAGAGTTTAGGAAGCTATTATAAAGACAAACATACAGGAAGCTTTGGAAAAATCGGAACTTTTAGCTTTAATGGCAATAAAATTATTACAAGTGGTGGCGGTGGGGCGATTGTGTGTGATGATGAAAAATTAGCAAAAAGAGCCAAACATCTCACTACAACAGCGAAAATTCCACATCCTTATGAGTATATTCACGATGAAATCGGCTATAATTATAGATTACCCAATTTAAACGCCGCTTTATTGGTAGCACAGCTTGAAAATTTGGATAAATTTTTAGTTAGTAAAAGAGAGTTAGCGATGCTTTATAAAGAATTTTTTGCTAAGTTTAAAAATATAACTTTTATTGATGAAAGTAGCGACGCAAAAGCGAATTTTTGGCTAAATGCAATCTGTTTTGATAGCGAGAATATTAAGAACGGTTTTTTGCGATATTCAAATGAAAATGGCGTTTTTACAAGAAGAATTTGGCGACTTATGAGTGAGCTTGAAATGTTTAAACACTCCCAGCAAGATGAGCTTAAAAATGCTAAAATTTTAAGTCAAAGGGTTGCTAATTTACCAAGTTCAGCAAGGATTTAA